From a region of the Drosophila ananassae strain 14024-0371.13 chromosome XL, ASM1763931v2, whole genome shotgun sequence genome:
- the LOC6504611 gene encoding protein transport protein sec31 yields MMAIRNSHRVLAIWTALALLLTHGSHVVDARRNQGNNQRKTSSSSSSSSGSSYGHVTQPSYNTNGHGAGNSHADVAKLSYPNYNSQPNRPPSSGSAPQPGWNVPQGPPPAYSASNPVGGARPNMHEQPPAYHAPNYGAAPPSYGAATGSNVHQPITATQNHGTQYSGVPAGATYYPAGHTGGGYPSNLPAGATYYPSGGHVPMAGGYHPAAAAPPPGATYYQAGSALPPGATYYSSPPQQSSSGLGFGTGLLAGGLGGALLGHALTPSGGSSSSQPVAAAPAAGQDRIIIINNGVPVNATDGTTVINAGGVAAAPGAAAAGAVPAMNATQDAQPAVPMAPMAPFNPEASNMTAPNATDAGAPPPPGGIICVPTKVNETDPNDSTKMVEVEKIACYPAPPPPAAPAGEGPAPLAPMAPVQPGSQQVQQAPDVASPVQASVKSNTNGAPALNSGLMAGVTSLLFGFVARRFAFAGY; encoded by the exons ATGATGGCCATTAGGAACAGTCATCGTGTCCTTGCCATCTGGACGGCTCTGGCCCTCCTGCTGACGCACGGCAGTCATGTTGTGGATGCCCGCCGTAACCAAGGCAACAACCAGCGGAAGACCTCCTCATCATCATCCTCCTCCTCTGGCTCCAGCTACGGTCACGTGACCCAGCCAAGCTACAACACCAATGGCCATGGAGCTGGCAACTCGCACGCCGATGTCGCCAAGCTGAGCTATCCGAACTACAATTCCCAGCCCAACCGACCGCCCAGCAGCGGCAGTGCTCCCCAGCCCGGCTGGAATGTGCCCCAGGGCCCGCCTCCAGCCTACTCTGCCTCCAATCCCGTTGGAGGAGCTCGTCCCAACATGCACGAACAGCCGCCGGCATATCATGCTCCCAACTATGGTGCTGCTCCGCCCAGCTATGGGGCCGCCACTGGATCGAATGTCCACCAACCGATTACCGCCACCCAGAACCATGGCACCCAGTACTCGGGTGTGCCTGCCGGTGCTACTTACTATCCTGCCGGCCATACCGGTGGTGGGTATCCTTCGAATCTGCCTGCCGGCGCCACCTACTATCCTTCGGGTGGTCATGTTCCCATGGCTGGTGGCTATCATCCTGCAGCTGCAGCTCCTCCTCCGGGTGCCACCTACTATCAGGCTGGTTCGGCTCTGCCACCCGGTGCCACCTACTACTCCTCGCCGCCGCAGCAATCCTCCTCGGGTCTGGGTTTCG GAACTGGTCTCTTGGCTGGCGGCTTGGGCGGCGCTCTGTTGGGTCACGCTCTCACACCCTCCGGGGGCAGCTCCTCCTCGCAGCCGGTTGCCGCAGCTCCTGCCGCTGGACAGGAtcgcatcatcatcatcaacaaTGGAGTGCCGGTGAATGCCACTGATGGCACAACTGTCATCAATGCTGGTGGAGTGGCAGCCGCACCAGGAGCAGCTGCTGCCGGAGCAGTACCAGCAATGAACGCCACCCAAGATGCCCAGCCAGCTGTACCCATGGCTCCAATGGCTCCCTTCAATCCCGAGGCCTCCAACATGACGGCTCCGAATGCCACGGATGCTGGAGCACCGCCACCACCGGGCGGTATCATTTGTGTGCCCACCAAGGTGAACGAAACGGATCCGAACGACAGCACCAAGATGGTCGAGGTGGAGAAGATCGCCTGCTATCCGGCACCGCCGCCACCAGCAGCTCCTGCAGGCGAGGGCCCAGCACCCCTGGCGCCCATGGCACCCGTCCAGCCCGGCTCCCAGCAGGTGCAACAGGCACCAGATGTGGCCAGCCCTGTCCAGGCGTCCGTCAAGTCGAATACCAATGGAGCTCCCGCTTTGAACTCGGGTCTGATGGCTGGAGTGACATCGCTGCTATTTGGTTTTGTGGCCAGGCGCTTTGCATTCGCTGGCTACTAG
- the LOC6504887 gene encoding endoplasmic reticulum-Golgi intermediate compartment protein 2 — protein MSATLRYRGDKSQLLEFAKNLDAFKKVPEKYTETTEIGGTLSLLSRLLIVYLVYTELHYYWHETDIVYQFQPDMSLDDQVQMHVDITVAMPCASLSGVDLMDETQQDVFAYGTLQREGVWWEMNDHDRLQFQAIQIQNQYLREEFHSLADVLFKDIMRDTHPQRESPSTFPAAPPPPGALPVALDFHMSQQAAAAAANPETKYDACRLHGTLGINKVAGVLHLVGGAQPVVGLFEDHWMIELRRMPANFTHRINRLSFGQYSRRIVQPLEGDETIIQEEATTVQYFLKVVPTEIRQTFSTINTFQYSVTENVRKLDSERNSYGSPGIYFKYDWSALKIVVDNDRDHLATFVIRLCSIISGIIVISGAINSLLIAIQRRLLRTFAPQLYHRLANSQTAPASSAPSSIPTAPATVTAPPVNELLQTANLMARVDISAYLPTAQPKLKSGL, from the exons ATGTCGGCCACCTTGAGGTATCGTGGTGATAAGAGCCAGCTTCTGGAGTTCGCCAAGAACCTGGATGCGTTCAAAAAGGTCCCGGAAAAGTACACAGAGACCACGGAAATTGGAGGAACAC TCTCCCTGCTGAGCCGCTTGCTGATAGTGTATCTGGTGTACACGGAACTGCACTATTACTGGCACGAAACGGACATCGTTTATCAGTTTCAGCCGGATATGTCGCTGGATGATCAGGTCCAGATGCATGTGGACATCACGGTGGCCATGCCCTGCGCCTCGCTCTCCGGCGTCGATCTAATGGACGAGACGCAACAGGATGTGTTCGCCTACGGGACCCTGCAACGCGAAGGCGTCTGGTGGGAGATGAACGACCACGATCGGCTTCAGTTCCAggccatccagatccagaatCAATATCTGCGCGAGGAGTTCCATTCCCTGGCCGATGTTCTGTTCAAGGACATTATGCGCGACACCCATCCGCAGCGCGAGAGTCCGTCAACATTCCCGGCAGCTCCACCTCCACCGGGCGCCCTGCCCGTGGCCCTGGACTTCCATATGTCCCAACAGgcagctgctgcggctgctaaTCCCGAGACGAAGTACGATGCCTGCCGGTTGCACGGCACTCTGGGGATTAACAAGGTGGCCGGCGTACTCCACCTGGTCGGTGGAGCTCAGCCGGTGGTGGGACTGTTCGAGGACCATTGGATGATCGAGCTGCGTCGCATGCCGGCCAACTTCACACATCGCATCAACCGGCTCAGCTTTGGACAGTACTCCAGGCGGATTGTACAGCCGCTGGAGGGCGATGAGACGATCATCCAGGAGGAGGCCACCACGGTGCAGTACTTCCTGAAGGTGGTGCCCACCGAGATCCGTCAGACGTTCAGCACAATCAATACGTTCCAGTATTCCGTCACCGAGAACGTCAGAAAACTGG ATTCCGAGAGGAACTCGTACGGCTCGCCGGGAATTTATTTCAAGTACGACTGGTCGGCGCTGAAGATAGTCGTGGACAACGATCGGGATCACCTCGCCACCTTTGTCATCCGTCTGTGCTCCATCATTTCGGGGATTATTGTAATATCGGGTGCGATAAACTCCCTCCTGATTGCCATCCAGCGGCGACTGTTGCGTACGTTTGCTCCGCAGCTGTACCACCGGCTGGCAAACTCCCAGACAGCTCCCGCTTCCTCGGCTCCCTCGTCTATTCCCACTGCCCCTGCAACCGTGACAGCGCCGCCTGTCAATGAACTCCTCCAGACGGCCAACCTGATGGCGAGAGTGGACATTTCGGCGTATCTGCCGACGGCACAACCCAAGCTCAAGTCCGGATTATAA